In Rutidosis leptorrhynchoides isolate AG116_Rl617_1_P2 chromosome 2, CSIRO_AGI_Rlap_v1, whole genome shotgun sequence, one genomic interval encodes:
- the LOC139893567 gene encoding actin-depolymerizing factor 2-like has protein sequence MANAASGMAVHDECKLKFMELKAKRTFRFIIYKIEEKQKQVIVEKLGEPAETYDAFSACLPADECRYAVFDYDFLTPEGVQKSRIFFIAWSPDTARVRNKMIYASSKDRFKRELDGIQVELQATDASEVGLDVIQSRAS, from the exons ATG GCCAATGCAGCATCGGGGATGGCTGTGCACGATGAGTGCAAGCTAAAGTTTATGGAATTGAAGGCAAAAAGGACCTTTCGCTTCATCATTTATAAGATCGAAGAGAAGCAAAAGCAGGTGATTGTTGAAAAACTTGGAGAACCAGCTGAGACTTATGATGCCTTCTCAGCATGCCTACCCGCTGATGAATGCCGTTATGCTGTATTTGATTATGACTTTTTGACCCCTGAAGGTGTTCAAAAAAGCAGAATTTTCTTCATCGCATG GTCGCCAGATACTGCAAGGGTGAGGAACAAGATGATTTATGCAAGTTCTAAGGACAGGTTCAAGAGAGAGCTTGATGGTATTCAGGTGGAGTTGCAAGCAACAGATGCTAGTGAAGTCGGGCTTGATGTTATTCAAAGCCGAGCAAGTTAA